The Hymenobacter sp. 5317J-9 genome has a window encoding:
- the rlmD gene encoding 23S rRNA (uracil(1939)-C(5))-methyltransferase RlmD, producing the protein MSRMKNIPAELLRNVTIQDMVAEGKCLVRIEKLVIFVSQVAPGDVVDLRVTKAKKNFLEAVPTHFHAYSELRTTPFCQHFGTCGGCKWQHLGYDSQLRFKQQQVEDTLQRIGKVELPDIQQILPSPQRTYYRNKLEYTFSFNGWLTQEQINDDTQEYDRRVLGFHTPARFDKIIDVQHCHLQPEPSNEIRLFIRDYARERDLRFGNIVKQTGNLRNLIIRTAQTTGEIMVILQCYLPHHSIEPLLDAVYEKFPQITSLNYVLNNKGNETFHDLEVVNYRGKPYIEEEMEGLRFRIGPKSFYQTNSEGAHQLYKVAREFADLQGDELVYDLYTGAGTIASFVAKQARKVIGVEYVEQAVADAHVNAEINNITNMEFFTGDMKDVLTAEFTAHHGRPDVLITDPPRAGMHEDVVKRLLELRAPRIVYISCNPATQARDLELLDAAYKVTRVQPVDMFPHTHHVENVVALELK; encoded by the coding sequence ATGAGCCGAATGAAAAACATTCCCGCGGAGCTGCTCCGCAACGTCACCATCCAGGACATGGTGGCCGAGGGCAAATGCCTGGTCCGCATCGAGAAGCTGGTCATCTTCGTGTCGCAGGTCGCCCCCGGCGACGTGGTCGATTTGCGCGTCACCAAAGCCAAGAAGAACTTCCTGGAAGCCGTGCCCACGCACTTCCACGCCTACTCCGAGCTGCGCACCACGCCGTTTTGCCAGCACTTTGGCACCTGCGGCGGCTGCAAGTGGCAGCACCTGGGCTACGACTCGCAACTGCGCTTCAAGCAGCAGCAGGTGGAAGACACCCTGCAGCGAATTGGCAAAGTCGAACTGCCCGACATCCAGCAGATTCTGCCCTCGCCGCAGCGCACCTACTACCGCAACAAGCTTGAGTACACGTTCAGCTTTAATGGCTGGCTGACGCAAGAGCAAATCAACGACGACACCCAGGAGTACGACCGCCGGGTGCTGGGCTTCCACACCCCCGCCCGCTTCGATAAGATTATCGACGTGCAGCACTGCCACCTGCAGCCCGAACCGAGCAACGAAATCCGTCTCTTCATCCGCGACTACGCCCGCGAGCGCGACCTGCGCTTCGGCAACATCGTGAAGCAGACCGGCAACCTGCGCAACCTCATTATCCGCACGGCCCAGACCACTGGCGAAATCATGGTGATTTTGCAGTGCTACCTGCCCCACCACAGCATCGAGCCGCTGCTCGACGCCGTGTACGAAAAATTCCCGCAGATTACCTCGCTCAACTACGTGCTCAACAACAAGGGCAACGAAACCTTCCACGACTTGGAAGTGGTGAACTACCGGGGTAAGCCCTATATCGAGGAAGAAATGGAAGGCCTGCGTTTCCGCATCGGCCCGAAGTCTTTCTACCAAACCAATTCCGAGGGCGCCCACCAGCTCTACAAAGTAGCCCGCGAATTCGCCGACCTCCAAGGCGACGAGTTGGTGTACGACCTCTACACCGGCGCCGGAACCATCGCCAGCTTCGTGGCCAAACAGGCCCGCAAGGTCATCGGCGTTGAGTACGTGGAGCAGGCCGTGGCCGACGCCCACGTGAACGCCGAAATTAACAACATCACCAACATGGAGTTCTTCACCGGCGACATGAAGGACGTGCTCACGGCAGAGTTCACCGCCCACCACGGCCGCCCCGACGTCCTCATCACCGACCCGCCCCGCGCCGGCATGCACGAAGACGTGGTGAAGCGCCTGCTGGAGCTGCGCGCCCCCCGCATCGTGTACATCAGCTGCAACCCCGCCACCCAGGCCCGCGACCTGGAGCTGCTCGATGCCGCCTATAAAGTGACGCGCGTGCAGCCGGTGGATATGTTCCCGCACACCCACCACGTGGAGAATGTGGTGGCGCTGGAGTTGAAGTAA
- a CDS encoding nuclear transport factor 2 family protein — protein sequence MKSFLCSLFVAVALSSCSKTGDAVNVQTLDQDFISAWNSRDTGKITGMMADDVAFVQGNAHWKGKDEVSQKWVSATVATISNLKTSVSSTGTDANMAYEAGTFSVDVAPAAPGEAAGFGEGNYIFLWKKAADNTWKLSYAQLEDLPVQRRN from the coding sequence ATGAAATCCTTTCTTTGCAGCTTGTTTGTAGCCGTTGCGCTGAGCTCGTGCTCCAAAACCGGCGACGCCGTGAACGTGCAAACCCTTGACCAGGACTTTATCAGCGCCTGGAACAGCCGCGATACCGGCAAAATCACCGGCATGATGGCCGATGATGTAGCCTTTGTGCAGGGCAATGCCCATTGGAAAGGCAAAGACGAAGTGTCGCAGAAATGGGTAAGCGCCACCGTTGCCACCATCAGCAACCTCAAGACCAGCGTGAGCAGCACCGGCACCGACGCGAACATGGCTTACGAAGCCGGTACCTTCTCGGTAGACGTAGCGCCCGCTGCCCCGGGCGAAGCCGCTGGCTTTGGCGAGGGCAACTACATTTTCCTCTGGAAAAAAGCCGCCGACAATACCTGGAAGCTGAGCTACGCGCAGCTGGAAGACTTGCCTGTGCAGCGCCGGAATTAG
- the thiL gene encoding thiamine-phosphate kinase, which produces MPENLTPLNAIGEFALIDRLQAGFSQRQPGTVLGIGDDAAIIAPTAGHELVMTTDLLVEGIHFDLSFCPLRHLGYKAVAVNVSDVAAMNALPTQLVVALSVGPRFTVEAVEELYAGMRLACEAYNVDLVGGDTTASRGGLTLAVTVLGEAPAGQAVRRSGGKPTDLLCVSGDLGGAFLGLQVLEREKQAFLADPETQPELGNYEYVVQRQLRPEARLDIVHELRELGIRPTSMIDISDGLASEVLHLCASSGTGARVFSEFLPLANPTLEAAAEFNLDPITCALNGGEDYELLFTVPVTDHEKIKNHPDITILGHLTDKADGANLITKAGQPVPLKAQGWTSF; this is translated from the coding sequence ATGCCCGAAAACCTCACGCCTCTCAACGCCATTGGCGAATTTGCCCTCATTGACCGCCTGCAGGCCGGTTTCAGCCAGCGCCAGCCCGGCACGGTGCTCGGCATCGGCGACGACGCCGCCATCATTGCCCCCACCGCCGGCCACGAGCTGGTGATGACCACCGACCTGCTGGTGGAAGGCATTCACTTCGACTTGTCGTTTTGCCCCCTGCGGCACCTGGGCTACAAGGCCGTGGCCGTGAACGTGTCGGACGTGGCGGCCATGAATGCCCTGCCCACCCAGCTGGTGGTAGCCCTCTCGGTGGGCCCGCGCTTCACGGTGGAGGCCGTGGAGGAGCTGTACGCCGGCATGCGACTGGCCTGCGAGGCCTATAATGTGGACTTGGTGGGCGGCGACACCACTGCCAGCCGCGGCGGCCTCACCCTGGCCGTGACCGTGCTGGGCGAGGCTCCCGCCGGCCAGGCCGTGCGCCGCAGCGGCGGCAAGCCCACCGACCTGCTCTGCGTAAGCGGCGACCTCGGCGGCGCTTTCCTGGGCCTGCAGGTGCTAGAGCGCGAAAAGCAGGCCTTCCTCGCCGACCCCGAAACCCAGCCCGAACTGGGCAACTACGAATACGTGGTGCAGCGCCAACTGCGGCCCGAAGCGCGGCTCGACATTGTGCACGAGCTGCGCGAGCTGGGCATCCGGCCCACCAGCATGATAGATATTTCCGACGGGCTGGCTTCGGAGGTGCTGCACTTGTGCGCCAGCAGTGGCACGGGCGCGCGGGTGTTCAGCGAATTTCTGCCCTTGGCCAATCCCACGCTGGAAGCCGCGGCCGAGTTCAACCTCGACCCCATCACCTGCGCCCTCAACGGCGGCGAGGACTACGAGTTGCTGTTTACAGTGCCCGTGACCGACCACGAGAAAATTAAAAACCACCCCGACATCACCATCCTCGGCCACCTCACCGACAAGGCCGACGGCGCAAATCTCATCACCAAAGCCGGTCAACCGGTGCCGCTTAAGGCCCAGGGCTGGACCAGCTTTTAG
- a CDS encoding T9SS type A sorting domain-containing protein, with product MNKHYLLLSAGLLLSGAAHAQGTELFFSEYDEGAHQSGVNYGGATPSTGSERAIEIYNPTTSVVNLNPYSIRRYSNGSTTPTEEERLLRSDANQVAVGSNTMNPRSTFVMASGEATLPVIRTAANQFSVGHAPTTGPTVLVGGGVAYFNGDDAMALVRYPSGTAGTGQGVIVDLIGVIGEQPLLASGGSGTGNWSGTNPVDGTGANAVYPSSANQSLVRRPSVSTGVRVNPGPQNVPGSNPPVRSTAANAYNIATEWSVYSYAFPPGTTGSGSVGAQLYDQLGQHIGYTGPFGAYQTTISGTLAKFDANISVYPNPAHGLATVEIKDAKVGTVTVLNNLGQSISAQAKGAGQEKLQLDVSSLKPGLYFVQIWSADGQTKIYKELVVQ from the coding sequence ATGAACAAGCATTACTTACTGCTGTCGGCTGGCTTGCTGCTCTCCGGGGCTGCCCATGCCCAAGGCACCGAACTATTTTTCTCCGAGTACGACGAAGGAGCACACCAATCGGGCGTGAACTATGGCGGCGCCACCCCCTCCACGGGCAGCGAGCGGGCCATTGAAATCTACAACCCGACCACCAGCGTGGTCAACCTCAACCCGTACTCCATCCGCCGCTATTCCAACGGCAGCACCACGCCCACCGAGGAAGAGCGCCTGTTGCGCAGCGATGCCAACCAGGTAGCCGTGGGTTCGAACACGATGAACCCCCGCAGCACCTTCGTGATGGCGAGCGGCGAGGCGACGCTGCCGGTCATCCGCACCGCGGCCAACCAGTTCAGCGTGGGCCACGCGCCCACCACCGGCCCCACGGTGCTCGTCGGCGGCGGTGTGGCGTACTTCAATGGCGACGACGCCATGGCCCTGGTGCGCTACCCCAGCGGCACGGCTGGCACCGGCCAAGGCGTTATTGTGGACCTGATTGGCGTGATTGGCGAGCAGCCCCTGCTGGCTTCGGGCGGCAGCGGCACCGGCAACTGGAGCGGCACCAACCCCGTGGATGGCACCGGCGCCAACGCCGTGTACCCCTCGTCGGCCAACCAGAGCCTGGTGCGCCGTCCGTCGGTTTCGACCGGCGTGCGCGTGAACCCCGGCCCCCAGAACGTGCCCGGTTCCAACCCGCCCGTGCGCAGCACGGCCGCCAATGCCTACAACATCGCCACCGAGTGGTCGGTGTATAGCTACGCTTTCCCTCCCGGCACCACGGGCAGCGGCTCGGTGGGCGCGCAGCTCTACGACCAGCTGGGCCAGCACATCGGCTACACCGGTCCGTTTGGCGCCTACCAGACCACCATTTCGGGCACGCTGGCCAAGTTCGACGCCAACATCAGCGTGTACCCCAACCCGGCCCACGGCCTGGCCACGGTAGAAATTAAAGACGCCAAAGTGGGCACCGTAACCGTGCTCAACAACCTCGGCCAGAGCATCTCGGCCCAGGCCAAAGGCGCCGGCCAGGAGAAGCTGCAACTGGACGTGTCGAGCCTGAAGCCCGGCCTGTACTTCGTGCAGATTTGGAGCGCCGACGGCCAGACCAAAATCTACAAAGAGCTGGTGGTGCAGTAA
- a CDS encoding TetR/AcrR family transcriptional regulator — MSTAAPLRPRKAQIDRTATALFRSRGFAATSMRELATALGLEAGSLYSHIKSKEEILHRVCFGLAESFFAGFATATFDDEKPVATRLRQAIEAHVRVLTDDSAASAVFLHEWRHLSEPARGEFLALRDRYEAAFRELIARGVSTGELHTPDAAFAALTLLASLNWLPSWYRPDGKLTPDEIAHRLAEQLLSGLLANPGPAGIAA; from the coding sequence ATGTCGACCGCCGCTCCCCTTCGCCCCCGTAAGGCTCAAATCGACCGCACCGCCACGGCCCTGTTCCGGTCGCGCGGCTTTGCGGCCACCAGCATGCGCGAGCTGGCCACGGCCCTTGGGCTGGAGGCCGGCAGCCTGTATTCGCACATTAAGTCGAAGGAAGAAATATTGCACCGGGTGTGCTTCGGGCTGGCCGAAAGCTTCTTTGCGGGCTTTGCCACCGCCACCTTCGACGACGAAAAGCCCGTGGCCACGCGGCTGCGGCAGGCCATCGAGGCCCACGTGCGCGTGCTGACGGACGACAGCGCCGCCTCGGCCGTGTTCCTGCACGAGTGGCGCCACCTCAGCGAGCCGGCCCGGGGCGAGTTTCTGGCCCTGCGCGACCGCTACGAAGCGGCTTTCCGCGAGCTGATTGCCAGGGGCGTGAGCACCGGCGAGCTGCACACGCCCGATGCGGCCTTTGCCGCCCTCACCCTGCTGGCCAGCCTCAACTGGCTGCCCTCCTGGTACCGGCCCGATGGCAAGCTCACGCCCGATGAAATTGCGCACCGCCTGGCCGAGCAGCTGCTCAGCGGCCTGCTCGCCAATCCCGGGCCCGCCGGCATCGCCGCGTAG